The sequence below is a genomic window from Acetobacter vaccinii.
GGTGGCCGCGAAATATACTGGCCACCGGCACAAGTCAACGAAAACTGATCACTTCTTCGTGAGGTCTTTCGTTTCCCCAAGGGCTGCTTCAATTTCTGCTGTGACATCAGAGGTCGGCAACATGCCGTTGATGGCATGCAAACGACCGGACTTTTCATAGAACGGCAGAATCGGCGCAGTCAGCCTGCGGTATTCCTTCAGGCGTTCAACAACCGTATCACGGTTGTCATCAGCCCGACGCTTGAACTCATGGCTTCCACAGGCATCGCACACACCCGCAGCCTTGGGTGGGTTGGAGACCTCGTTGTAGGTCTTGCCACAGTTCGCACAGGTAAAGCGGCCCGCAATGCGATCGGCCAGAATGTCTTCATCAACATTCAGGAACAGCACCGCATCAATGCTCTTGCCATCAGCCTCCAGCATCCGCTCAAGCGCTTCTGCCTGAGCTTCAGTCCGGGGGAAGCCATCAAGGATAAACCCGTTCTGGCAATCCGGCTGGGCAATACGGTCCTTGAGCATGGCAATGATCAGATCATCCGGCACAAGCTTGCCAGAGTCCATCAGAGCCTTAGCCTGCTTCCCGACATCGGAGCCACGTGCCACTTCCGCCCGTAGCATGTCCCCTGTCGAGATCTGGATCATGCCGTATTTCTTTTCCAGAAACACGGACTGAGTCCCCTTGCCTGCCCCAGGTGGGCCAAGAAAGATAATGTTCATCGTCTGACAATCCTCTGTTTCTTGCCGCCACGTGTCTTGCGCATCAGGCCCTGATACTGGTGGGCCACCAGGTGTGACTGTATCTGGGTCACCGTATCGATCGTCACTGACACGATAA
It includes:
- a CDS encoding adenylate kinase, which encodes MNIIFLGPPGAGKGTQSVFLEKKYGMIQISTGDMLRAEVARGSDVGKQAKALMDSGKLVPDDLIIAMLKDRIAQPDCQNGFILDGFPRTEAQAEALERMLEADGKSIDAVLFLNVDEDILADRIAGRFTCANCGKTYNEVSNPPKAAGVCDACGSHEFKRRADDNRDTVVERLKEYRRLTAPILPFYEKSGRLHAINGMLPTSDVTAEIEAALGETKDLTKK